Within Colias croceus chromosome 10, ilColCroc2.1, the genomic segment TGGCAATGCTAACAACAAATCTTATAGATGATTTGTGCAAAATTTGCGATACCGACtattactcggaaactatgaaagtaatttataacGTAGCGGCACCTCTACATAATAGAACGGTcgaaagtattaaaaaaaggttaattttacattatgtTTACTCACATGTTTActaatatttcattaaataaaaaatgagatttatatttttcacttaTATTACCAGTAACAAATAGACTTCCTCCTTACAATTACTTCAATATATTGATacaatataagtacataatgcattttgaataaaatagaatTTCACTTCATCAAACTCTTAAtgtaatattgatattaacAAAACAGATTTCCGAACTTGAAAGAAGTATTTAAAGGTTATGGAATGACGGAATGCGGAGATATAACTTCAGAAAATTGGGGCACGAAAGGACCAAAGTCCGGCAGTGTCGGCGTGGTTTCACCTGGAATTGTTTTAAAGGTAAcagttttcattttattttatgtatttgctTTTCTTAAACGTGGTTTGTACTTCAGTTCTATTTCTAAACATACCAAATCAGGGGAATTACGGCCAAATACGGTCTGCGTAGGACTGTATTTGGCCGTAATTCCCCCGTTTGTAGATTAAGTAAACTGGTCAATGAGCAgagaattttattgaaatttatcaCGACAATTGTCATAAAATCCATAAATATTTCAAGGAATTGACttaattttgttcattttctCTTTCTTTTGTCTCTCTCTTAGCGACTTGACTCAAATTATAATTGTcacaattgtaaaaaaaaattaattgtatcaTGTACCCACATTGTTGTGACAGTTAAATAGATTTGATGaccttattaaataaaataaaataatatgaccaTGACGAGGATGAAACAAGTATTTGAGCAACACAACTATGATGAACAGTTTTTGAACAaacgtatattattatttatacaagatTTATACAAATTCAGTGTTCCGTAATGTAATAACAGGTTACAGATCCTGTTACGGGCAGAACACTTGGTCCAAATGAAAGGGGTGAAATACGCGTCAAAGGCCCCGGACTTATGAAAGGCTACATCGGAATGGATCCTTCCACGTACTTGGATGAGGATGGCTTCCTTAAAACTGGCGATTTGGGATACTACGATGAtgataaatacttttatatcGTTGATAGGATTAAAGAAATTCTTCGCTATGATGGTTTTCAGGTTGAgattatttcatatcaattatttttcctGTTTACTGATTCAAATatgattttcataaaaatataatgcgaGTAAAAAGAAGAAGCGAGGAGAAAATGTACTGAATAAAGAAAGCGttactaaatttattttttagtgaaGAATACGctctcatttataattttttatagatttcaCCATTAGAATTGGAATCAATACTACAGATGCACCCAGATGTGCTAGAAGTTGGCGTGGTCGGTAAACACAGTGAGGAACATGGCGATTTGCCTACAGCATTTGTCGTTACAGTGCCTGGTGCTAAGGTCACTGAACAGGAATTGATCAATTATATGGATGGTGAGGTAGGTATCGCTATAGTTCTTGTGCAAATATTCACCATATTCATATCACCTGCACCATAGGTTTGCATttactattaataaaacaggtaaattcatgaaaaattGTTTGCACGGCAATATGGTACCTAGAAATCCGTCCATTTTACCCGTGAAATAATAGAATCagtatcttttaaaataattgaatcaGTATTTGCAGAAAAATTTTTGCATTCCTAAAAATTGCACTAACAGCTTCTCTTCATAGCAAACTTTCCTGTAATGATatctaataagtaataatacaCTTATCAAAAAAATTCTCTTCTTTTTAATTAGTAACTTTTAACACATATTATCAACATTCATATTTTCCGTTAAGGTACCGCCATTTATGCATCTAGCGGGTGGAGTGAAATTCGTCACAAAACTGCCAAGAACTCCCCTGGGAAAAATTCTGCGCCGTGAATTAGGAGAaatgttgaaaaatgaaaggattaaaaaaaaaaatctttatttgggATAATTTGTAACaacgatatattttttatacccaGTTCAGTTCTCAGACAAAACTTTAGATATATCGTCATTGGACAGATGGCCTCAGTCGGCCGATTACACGTTAGTTTACTACATAATTAcctattgtataatattatgttttatgcacttatttttttacttaagtTCTTCAAGCCAAGGTGCCATAAAGTTcaaagtaaaaatttaatgaaatgtttaatttaaaaagtattaatgTATTCGTAATGTGttgtatttctatttattgtattatgttgCTGTTgtgtgtatttaaaaaatgtaaaaaaaattaaaacaactttAAAATACGTTTAGTGGGTTTTTTTTCTCTTGTTGAATGAATACAGAtgaatacctactaatataaatgagcaatttatttttaaatgcaaccaaaatgtaaaatatgaaaacaataaattcCTCAAAACTGAgcatttgtaaataaagtaactatacatataatgtattagatgaaattaattcatttttcgCAATAACATTCCACGAAATACTGAGAACATTATTCTAATTAGCAATTTAGATTAGGTAGACACACATATTATGGTCTCAAAGCGTAGATATAAATATCTAAGGTATTAACATCAATACACCTAATGGCTAATTCAACTATAAAATTGGAACGATAGCACGTTGTTCAGCCATTGttcatatcaaaataaaatattctaaaatttaatttattcatattaccGAAAACCAAGAGATTGTAAAGTGGGAGGAGAAGATTTAATGACAGAAAACGGGGTTTCTCGTTTACCggtaaaactgaaaaaataaataaaaaaacgttaaATTGCAAAGatgtatgtaattaaaacatctaCAATTTTTGCTATTGCACTTTTTTCACATAACGTCAAAATTTATGTGAAACATTAAAATGAACACGTTGCATTTTTCTTGAACGTAAAATTtgtatgaattaattattcattttgaaTAATGGAAGTTCACTTTAATACCGGAAAAACAGGTTTACAAAGTTGAAAGAAGTATTTAAAGGTTATGGAATGACAGAATGCGGAGATATTACTTCAGAAAATTGGGGCAAAAAAGGACCAAAGCCAGGCAGCGTCGGTGTGGCTTCACCCGGAATCGTTATAAAGGTAAACGATTAcctttcgttttttttttaatttatttgcctTTTGTCTTCTTGGTGCCTACACAAACTGAATGTACATTACTTAAGTTTGGCATGATTACTGAAATTACGGTGTGTAAAACCGTACAACTACTTATGGTGTATCATATCAACCACACCGAAAACGTCGTAACCTAAAATTAACCGCGGTACTTCGGCCGCGTACCTTCGGCATAGTGTGTTTAGACACTTAGGCAAATGTTATACGAACAAGTATTTTACTTTCTCTATTATagcaaataaatatcaatataatattcagtattGTGTCATGTAACAGGTTACAGATCCTACAACTGGCAGAACACTTGGTCCAAATGAAAGAGGTCAAATACGAGTTAAAGGCCTCGTTATGAACGGCTACATAGGAATCGACCCTTCCACGTACTTGGATGAGGAGGGCTTCCTCAAAACTGGCGATTTGGGATACTACGATGAtgataaatacttttatatcGTTGATAGGATTAAAGAAATCCTTCGTTATGATGGTGAACAGGTTAATCTTATatcatttcaaatattttttttttgttcaaagataatctgtataaatataaaaaaacataagaaGATGAAGTCAAAAGTAACTGAGAAAATTTTATCCAGctctttttttacaaaaatattgaatatcaaaaatatccttacattgtttaaattatcaaaacgggtaggtataattaaaaaaaacaaaaatatgtgttatttttactaacaatgTAGACTCTCTTTACAACTTATAGGTTTCACCATTAGAATTGGAAACAATACTACAATTACACCCAGATGTGCTTGAAGTTGTCATAGTCGGTAAACACAGCAAGGAACTTGGCGATATGCCTACAGCATTTGTCGTAACAGTGCCTGGTGCTAAGGTCACTGAACAGGAATTGATCAATTATATGGTCGGTGAGGTAGGCATCAATACAGCAACTAAATCAATATTCATAACATCATACGTTTTCATTgactattataaaacaaagtgacttccaaaaaattattttgtacaccttgttgaatttaatattttatattattaaactgaATGTATTTCAAATTTGCCGGGTAAATATCCTTCCCTATAATAGGGAAGTATTACTTCCCTATTAAATTTACGTACACGTTGAGATGTGTTCCAATTACCCTTAGAAAGTGCacacattattaaatttaaataatattctaaatattatgatcCAATCAAACATCAGGTCGTTCGTTTTCTTTATGGTTCTATAAACGTATTATCAAAAGTTCTCAATCCACTATACATGGATCCACTAtatcaattataaattatttgaattttaatgatCTCAATATTTCTCAGGTTAcacttatatttttctttaggtGCCGCCATTCATGCATCTATGGGGTGGAGTGAAATTCTTTTCTAAACTGCCTAAAATCCCCGGGGGAAAATTCTCCGCCGTGAATTAGGAAAACTATTGAACAATGAAggaaattaaagttttttctCCGATCCACGAATTCGAATTCACACTATAATTCGTTGAAATGTTTGTTAGAAATGTTATgtataggtatacctacttatgtatatactaatttatgtaatatcacaatatattctcatgtactatttattttctgttaatattttatttttattgaagtgtCTGTTTTATTGTCAATATAACGTTGCCTATTTTTACTCTCTCAACAACCCAATTTCTACAACCTTCTTTCAATGCATTTAAtatcttataattttaatttttaatttgtaattaagtatgctcataattattatgctcaATAATTCGGTAATCAAAAATGCTAGTAAGTTGACTCTGTTAATTTTCATAACTTTTacatttgtttgtttctttgaatgGCTAAATCGCGCTAATCAGTTAAACGCgctaaaaaaaagtttgtttgtttctttctttgtttggacgtgctaatctcagtaaccaatggtccgatttgaaatactctttcggtgttagatagcccatttattgaggaaggctataggctatataatcacactaagaccaacaggagcggagcaatgcgggtaacgccacgaggcacagctagtttatagGACAACCGTTTTTTACCGGTtcaatatacttaataatagAAGATCCTGCATAAGGTCGATCTCCACTCATAGGGTAcctttatagtataaaatattattgtaaacattGCAGGATTTAGGAAATGCATTAGACATGCACATAATAGATGGGTATCCTAGATTTTACTATATATTATTCACAAATTAGGTACCAATACCAGTATTTTAGATAGttaattaagtaaaactaTAAACAAGAATCAGAAGCAGGGAAagaattgaattatttttcaaattggtaTTGAAAATTGAGGCTTTTTCATAAATCacttaattaagttattttgttaatattcaatgaatgaaaaattaaaaaaaattgatacagACATGAACAAATATAACCCCTATCGTAATATACATCATCTTCTCAAAACTGAGAACTAATAAATTTTGATGTCTCAATGAAATTCATGGATTTGCGCGTTAATATTCAACTAAATACCTACAGAGCACATTAATCAAAAACCTACGCAAGACACAATAAAGATAACActcattattatgtattacagaaaatttctgtaatacataataatgagTGTtatcatatataatatacgttTAGTTTGTAATCTAAGCGATTAGTATATAAacccatttattttattttatactttttcctCTACTGTACCaaaggttgtctggaagaaatcgctctaaagcgataagaccgccattTGTACTTAGTCTAAGCTATATTTAAGTGTCTGTATTTCTTTGTTATTCTCTTTaagtgcaataaagaattgataaataaataaataaataaacgtatataAGAGATAGTATATATACTAAACGTATATAAACTCGACTATAACAACAAATGGATGGCATGTTGATCAGCAATTGCTACAATGTCTTCAAGTGAGTTGTATGTGTATGGTGACCAAAATATACAAGTTCCTGCGCATCTAAACTTTGGAAAATATTTACTGGATCGTCTAAAAGATGTAGGCGACACCGTTGCTCTGGTTTGtgtatatctttattttaataaattacataaaaattgaGAGTAGTACAAAATTGTTGGACATTTTTTACTCCGTCGTATCAATTAACATAGTTTTAGGCTTTACATTTTCGTGAAATGtgttcaatataattattcttatcaAAATATAGACTTTGTCGaaaagaataattaaatgacTATAAGGCTACACGAGTATAAGTACATTACGATAAAATGAGATaggtactttaatattaactcTTTTAACCCTTGTAAAGGATTTAGTTCGCAATTTTCCCAACAGGTTAATGCGGAAAGTGGAGAACAGTTTACATACAAGGAGCTAACACAACGCGCCGTGAACCTGGCGAGTGAGCTGATGAAGTTGGGGGTCGGGAGAGGGGACATTGTCGCACTGGGCACAGAAAAGCGCAACGAAATTGTGCCAACCGTGCTGGCTGTACTACTGACGGGGGCCACTTATACCACTTATGATTCACGAAATGGCAAATGTGAGGCAACTTTTACGTCAATCgcttacaaattatttataatagacTCTTCGAAATTCGTACTTCGATAGCCGAGCGTTATTGAGAAAAAGAGTCttgatagacagacagacaggcgGACGGACAACGAAGTGATCCTATAGGAAAAGAAAAAACTGTTTGGAACCCTAAATTCACATgaatatacttacttaaaagtttttatttttattttcagcctCATTGAAACATAAGTTGTCAATTGCTCGACCTAAGTATTTGATTTATTCCAAACTATTTTGGGATAGATATAGTGATCTTTTATTAGTATCTGATACAATTAAAACATGGATGACATTTGacgatgaaataaaaagtgttccttgcattaaaatatttatgaacaaCTACGTTGACATTAGTAGTTTTGAGCCGACTGAGGTGAAGGGACAGATTGATACAGCAATAATTTTTTACTCATCGGGAACCACAGGTCTACCGAAAGGGGTCTGTTTTACGCATTTGAgctgtattttaaatacaataccCTACAAGTAAGTCACTTACCATCATAAGTCACCAGTTtagatacaatatttataataagatgGTAAAATTATTGGAATTGAGAATAAGACCAAATGTGATGTGAATgtgtctttttttataaaactaacaataaattgattatttacttTCAAGCTTGGACTATGGATCGATGCAAAGGTTCTACATCTGTGGAGAAATGTATCATAGTTACGACACTTTTTCaatgtacaaatatttaagCCTCGGAAAAACAATCGTATATGTAAAGAATGTTACACCcgaaaatttacataaatgtcTTAATCAATATATGGTAAGAATTAtgatactttttttatgtaataaaaatgtaattttgtataataaatagttaaacggtaattgtataattatatattatctaaaaatagATAGTCGTGACTGTCACTATAACGACTATTATTTTTGTTGGACTTGTCTtgactattttatttttaatatcttgtTATCACTTTGATCCAAGTCAGCCGTTAGGGGTGGTCAGGGCGAGCagcagaaaaataataatttcccATTTTTAACAATACCTCTACTTTCGTGATTTTGAAagaatattctaaaattaaatacacttatttttttggttttcagATTGATTTGGCTATGTTATTACCAATCATTATCTATGAATTGTGCGAATTTTTCAACACAGACGTTCTGTCGGAATCgttgaaaattatatatagtgTTTCAGCACCTCTTCATTATAAAACAATCAAACATATCAAAAAAAGGTTAAGTcatagtatgtatgtatgtatgtaataaagaTCTCTTTGTTGATCGGTGCCTTATCGGTGGTGTCGGAATTTTGCAATCTtcttctatttattaaataat encodes:
- the LOC123695076 gene encoding 4-coumarate--CoA ligase 1-like is translated as MSSSELYVYGDQNIQVPAHLNFGKYLLDRLKDVGDTVALVNAESGEQFTYKELTQRAVNLASELMKLGVGRGDIVALGTEKRNEIVPTVLAVLLTGATYTTYDSRNGKSSLKHKLSIARPKYLIYSKLFWDRYSDLLLVSDTIKTWMTFDDEIKSVPCIKIFMNNYVDISSFEPTEVKGQIDTAIIFYSSGTTGLPKGVCFTHLSCILNTIPYNLDYGSMQRFYICGEMYHSYDTFSMYKYLSLGKTIVYVKNVTPENLHKCLNQYMIDLAMLLPIIIYELCEFFNTDVLSESLKIIYSVSAPLHYKTIKHIKKRFPNLKEIIQGYGMSECGDITSENWATKGPKLGSVGMASPGVVLKVTDPNNGRTLGPNERGEIRVKGPGLMKGYFGIDPSTYLDEDGFFKTGDLGYYDDDKYFFIVDRIKEIFSYNNHQVSPLELETILQLHPDVLDVGVVGIHDEVHGDKPTALAVKVPGSKLTEQDLINYMAAEVPPFIHLAGGVKFVTKLPRNSWGKILRRELKELLHN
- the LOC123695201 gene encoding LOW QUALITY PROTEIN: 4-coumarate--CoA ligase-like 9 (The sequence of the model RefSeq protein was modified relative to this genomic sequence to represent the inferred CDS: inserted 1 base in 1 codon) is translated as MVSKRRYKYLRFTKLKEVFKGYGMTECGDITSENWGKKGPKPGSVGVASPGIVIKVTDPTTGRTLGPNERGQIRVKGLVMNGYIGIDPSTYLDEEGFLKTGDLGYYDDDKYFYIVDRIKEILRYDGEQVSPLELETILQLHPDVLEVVIVGKHSKELGDMPTAFVVTVPGAKVTEQELINYMVGEVPPFMHLWGGVKFFSKLPXNPRGKILRRELGKLLNNEGN
- the LOC123695200 gene encoding 4-coumarate--CoA ligase 1-like; translation: MSSSALNVYGDQNILVPAHLHFGKYLLNHVKNVQDTVALVHAESGEQITYKELTQCAVNLASELMKLGVGRGDIVALGTEKRNEIAPIVLAVLLTGAAYTTFNLYNGKSTLKHKLSIARPNYFIYSKLFWERYSDLLLASDSIETLMTLDVEITNVPCIKTFMNCYVDINSFEPAEVKGQIDTAIIFYSSGTTGLPKGVCFTHLNCILNLIPFILDYGSLQKFLTCGEWYHTYDTFSVFRYLSIGKTIIYVTKVTAENILKSINEYKIDMAMLTTNLIDDLCKICDTDYYSETMKVIYNVAAPLHNRTVESIKKRFPNLKEVFKGYGMTECGDITSENWGTKGPKSGSVGVVSPGIVLKVTDPVTGRTLGPNERGEIRVKGPGLMKGYIGMDPSTYLDEDGFLKTGDLGYYDDDKYFYIVDRIKEILRYDGFQISPLELESILQMHPDVLEVGVVGKHSEEHGDLPTAFVVTVPGAKVTEQELINYMDGEVPPFMHLAGGVKFVTKLPRTPLGKILRRELGEMLKNERIKKKNLYLG